One Rhizobium bangladeshense DNA window includes the following coding sequences:
- a CDS encoding winged helix-turn-helix transcriptional regulator encodes MDKGAAASSRKRIFGLLAAEKIPFISHHMSILVISMLSLSPDAPMRFGALQRGIPDISQRMLTLTLRNLERDGLVARHYYTELPPRVEYELTDRGKSMLKPLAGFTDWIRDTWQDIEASRREFDAAEQRRI; translated from the coding sequence TTGGACAAAGGCGCCGCTGCCAGTAGTCGCAAAAGGATATTTGGCTTGCTGGCTGCCGAGAAAATCCCGTTTATCAGCCATCATATGTCGATCCTCGTCATCTCGATGCTTTCACTCTCCCCCGATGCACCGATGCGGTTTGGCGCCCTTCAACGCGGTATTCCCGATATCTCGCAGCGTATGCTGACGCTTACTCTTCGCAATCTTGAGAGGGATGGGCTCGTAGCACGGCACTATTACACCGAACTGCCACCGCGCGTTGAGTATGAGCTGACCGATCGCGGAAAATCGATGCTGAAGCCGCTTGCGGGATTCACCGATTGGATCCGCGACACATGGCAAGATATCGAAGCCTCGCGTAGGGAGTTCGATGCGGCCGAACAACGCCGGATTTAG